The Glycine soja cultivar W05 chromosome 19, ASM419377v2, whole genome shotgun sequence genomic sequence GAACCCATGAAACCATGAACCCGTGAACCCACGAAAAACGTTGAATGCGGGTTGCGCGAAGCCGCGAAATCACCAAGCGTCAAACGAGGCAACAACAGACTCGACGGTGATGGTCGACAGTGTTTGCTAGGTAACGACGATGAAAGTCGTGAGCAGAGAAGAGAAGATGGTAAAGGAGACTGAGCGTAGGGAGAAAAGGGTTTGAGGatttaatttaagtaaaaccacaatatctatttttaagaaaaaactgatgttaaccgaTGCTAGCATCAACTACTTAGCATCGGTATTTTAGAAATCGATGTTAGTAAACTCATGTTATTTACGAGAATGCCATCATGTTTTCATTAAAATCGGTTTtatcaaaaatcgatgttaaccttGCGATGTCAAATCTATAAATTTTAGTAGTTTGCATTTCCTGAATCCTTTGATCTATCAATATTGTCCTTCTATTTCTTAGGGCAATGCTTTCTGGTGTGTCCTTCCTTTTTAGAGTGATAGCATATGATTTTAGGAACATTTCCTCCATCATTCTTTTGTTGTGGCTtagatattttcttttcatgtttATTGTCTTTCTTTAATGATCTACCTCTTGTTGTGAGTCCTTCACCAGTACTAGAGGACTTTGTCTcctttctttcatttaattctttTGAATTCAAAGCAGACTACACTTCATCAAGAAATAACGAGTCTCTTCCAAACAGTAAGGTATCTTTGAAATGTGCATAGGTTTTTGGCAAAGAACACAACAATAACAAAGCTTGATCCTCAAGATCATTTTGACCAGTAAATTTCTCAACCTCATACATGGCTGAACCCATGACTAGAGATCCACGATCACTACACTAGTTTATTGTGCCAAGAATGAAGAATTCACTGCAAATTCTAATCTTCAAGAATTgataaaaacaaacacaattgaACAAAAGCAATTGGATCCAAACTCAACCACTTCTCATTGATCAATCTCTCAACTCTTTTGTGAATATAATCTCTCTCACCCAGTTTCAGATTTCTCACAATGTTTACAAGAGAAGAGAAAGCTACAATGATTTCATAATCTAATTATTATCCTAGAGCTATTCAACTTAAGCTATTAATAGCCTTTGAAACTACCAACTAACTACTTAACAATCATAGTTAAAAACTGTTAAAGAGAAATAATTGTTAATTGAAataactgttttacaaagtaAAGGTTAACAGGGTAAAACATTGTTGACTGAGCCAATTAttgacatatcttttaaaaCTGAATTTAAGTTAGTACTATTTTCTGTATTATTAGATAACACCCCTGCAAGCTAAGCTATATATATCATACATGTCcaactttgaaatgaaaaagTGAAACAATGATGAATGTAAAGGCTTACTATGAATGTTCTAACTGATCCATATAATCAACACTATAAAGACACTGGATTGGCCTGAGGTTATGTAGATCTTCAAAGAGGTACAATATCCATTATGTTTCATATGTTGTTGATGCAGGAACCCTATATTCTGCCTCAGAGGAGGACCAGGATATAGTAgatttcttctttgatttcaaTGAAATGAGAGAAGGACCAAAGAATATTGAGAATTCAATGACCGATTTTCGAGAATCTAGGCAAGAGACCTAATTTGAGTCACCAAAAGTAGTGAGTTTGAGATTAGATGAGGAAGGATCTCTTGTGCCAAGAGTTTGAGATTAGGAACCATTGGAGTTGAAGTTGGTTTGCAAGCTTATAAACCATGCAGAGATCAAAGAGAGGTATTCTCTTTATTATTGTCAGCAAAACTTAGTACGTTAGTTAGCGTGTgtaatatataagataaatgttagcttttatataactaaaataactaaatatttttaaataactaaattcttaataaatattttttaacatttaaattatattttacatttataataaatagatTATAAAGGTGCTTTGtctctctatatttttttataaaatgaaaatagaataaaagagaaaaaaaagagtagatgttaaataaaaagtagAAGGAAGAGTATAAAAATAGTGAATAGTTTTAGTAAATAGTTTAGAGAATAATTACAGTGTAAAATAGTCTTAACAAAACATGCATATGTATCACAGCTTCATACGGCAGCTTTTACTACTCCATAACAGAAAATACACAAAAGCTCAAGAAAGCACATAATTTCCTGTACAAACCACAGCAATCTGTGCAAGGCGAATTGACTTAGGTACAATTTCTTTAGTATTTTTGGTGTTGTTCTCTGATCATAATTGGAGTTTTACCTTCCTAATTTGTATTAACCTTTATTACTTAATTATCGAGATGAAACTCCAATTTTGATTGAGAATCACTTATGAAACCTACTCCCATTTGCATTTGACCTTGTGTGTGTGCCTAAAGTCATATCTCAACACTAACTTCCCATCAAGTGTCCTCAAACAGAAACTTTCCACCAACACATAACACCCAAACCTTAGCCATTCACTCTGGCATCTTGCCTCTTCCCTCACTCTCACCACCCTCTCTCTTCCATGACCATAAGCCCATCCTCCAGCCTCTTGCACCCATCTCATGTGCTCAACAATTGCTGAACTCAACCCCACATTTGCCCTTCTCTTATTATATGCATCATATGCTCTATACCAAAAGAAACCATTGGCATCAGTGCTTCCATTCCTTGTGGCTTCCATGCCAGACACCAAAACCACCTCTCTCTCCACACACACATTCACAATAAccacaccaccaccaccaccaccaccattatCATCCCCTTCATCACTCTTCTCATGATGATGATCATTACCACAAGTGTAAACCTCTTCCCACCTTTGCTCAAGTGTCATGCTGTAGTACATGGACTTCTTCATTTGGTGTTTGACTCTTGTTCCATTGTCCCTCACAAATATGAATGGACAGTACCATCTTCCTACTGTCACAGGAGGTGAACGTTTTCTAGAGATTGGAAAGTTGAAATCTGGAAGCTTCTCCCTAAGAGGGGCATCAACACCAAGAGCTTCACTTAGCTTGCAAGATCTATATGAGCCTGATGTTCTAATTCTCCATCCTTTTTTTCTTAGGAATGAGGGAGGAATGCCATCAGGAGTAATGGACCTAGCAAAAAATCCACCACTTTGGTGACTATGAATCTTGAAAATTTGGTACAAGTCTTTCAGATTGAAAGGCTTTGGTCTTTGGTCATTCAAGATGTCTGTGAAGCAGCATGTGACAATGTCCGCCTCTCTTGAGCATTTGTATGCTTTCCTACAAAATCACAAGTTCCAACATTGTAATGACTATGGATATCTTTACAGCACATGTTATCTGACATTAATGTAAGACAACAAATGTTACTTGGGCAAACTAACATACTGTGCATAAACTAACATTGTGGTTGCATATAAGTTTGACAAAAAGACGAATAAGTTCAAGTGGGACTAATTGAAATCATCCATAGTCAAATACTCAAATTACACGAGAAATTTTTCCATTTACCATTCATAATTTGACATTTTTCTCTTACTTTTAGTCtaaccaaataaaattataaaaaataaatcatacatgTTAGGGGTCATAATTCTAGTTCTGTAAGAAAGactaaatattttcaaactaGTTTAATTTGTAAGAAAATGTTGTGTAAGTAATATTACTCTTCAATGATGCATGACATGACCTTAGTCCTGATTTCAGCTGATGCATGACTAATTTGAAAACAAGTGAAAATATAGATAATAAtagaaattgttatattttttattaaaatcaattttgatatatagtgaaGTTGTCTAATAGATATATAAGGTGCACCACAAGAATCGAGGTAAGTGATGTGAGactaaatattttcaaactatACCGCTTAATTTGTAAGAAAATGTTGTGTAAGTAATATTACTCTTCAATGATGCATGAGATGACCTTAGTCCTGATTTCAGCTGATGCATGACTAATTTGAAAACAAGTGAAAATATAGATAATAATAGCAATTGTTATATtctttattaaaatcaattttgatatatagtgaaGTTGTCTAATAGATATATAAGATGCACCACAAGAATCGAGGCAAGTGACGTGAGACTTTCTAACACCCTCTTTCACAAAGACATACCAAAGCAAGTGCAATACACGCAGATGGGTTATAGATTTCGATACCATGTTGGATACTATCATAAAACTAATTGGTCTCATGTAAAGTTTTCTAATACATATATAAACTACAACTAAGAAATTGAGGCAAATGATGTGAGACTTTCCAACAACAATAATGATCAGCACAAAAGACTATAAGAAAGAACCATTTAAGCATAAGCTTAATTATGGTTCCATACTCCATATAGACAACAAAAGCATaatgcacacacaaacacacatacCCCTTCTGTCTGCCTTTGGCTCTGATGACGTAGTAGCGGTTGGAAGCTAGAGGGTGATCAGGCACAGGGAGAAACCAAACCTTGGTGCTTGAAGTTTGTTCATACTCTGATGCATGAGTGACAGAGAAGATTTTGTCCTGAGGGAAAGGTAGTTTCTTAACCTTCTTACGCCTGCATAGACGCCAACAACACGTGTCTTCTGCTTCTGCTTCCTCATCTGTGATCACAAGATAACCTGAATAAGGACCATCTGGTGGTGGCATTGATAGAGTACTTGGAGATCTTCTGTACATTGACAAAGGCCTAGTTACAtacatctttcttttcttcttcccttctctcaatgtgtttttttttaatctgtaaACGGTACAGAGGATTTACAACACTCACACCGCTTAATTAACTAAGCTAGACCCCCTGGTTCCCTTCTCTCAATGTGTATGTTTGTGTGAGAGTGTGTTTAAGAGTCCCAACTCTAACTGAAACCAATGGGGAATTTATCAGTTTCAGTTCCTTATGAATTAAGATATTGAAATGAGAAGACACATTAAAGTTCAAGAACGGATAACGtatgaattattaaattagaGTGCATGTAATCTTCATATACCACATCAAGGCAGAAACAAATTTGCACTACTATATACTTTCGTAATAATTCTACCACTACACGTTTTAATTGCTAAAGATTAAAGAGAATTAAAGtggggaaaaaaaaaggaagaatgctgcttttactttcatttattgtccaccttctttttcttttttcttttctgttgtgCTAATATCTGCAGTCAGCACAAAAATCAACAGtattagtgaaaataaaaactgtTATTTTCGTCAAAATTTATCAATGTTACATTAAAATGTTTGAGAATTATTAGTCAGATATAGACGCAAGTAGTTGTTTTCTATTGTTCAGTTGTGGACTTCTACATTTATAATGAATTTggaatactgataaaaaaataatgaatttggaATGTATAGTGAAAGTAGCACGACTCGGattaccaaaaagaaaaaggtagcGCCTACTTAGTGAAGCTTCAAGAAATTAGTGGACTATGAGTCTGTGACGACTACTAGTGGTTCTTATCTTAACTTTCCAAATCAGCTTTTCCCTACTTTAATAATATCATGAATttggaaaaaattatatacaagaATCCTATGTCATCTGATATTTGTACACATGTGTACAACCTCCTTCCCTATATATTGTGTAATTATTTAGAGGCCATGAAGCTACTATAGCCTGTGATAGTGTTTTCTAAAGTTGCCGGAAAAAATGctgcaatatttttaaaagtagcTGCTCTTTACACTTTcaccatttaattaattaatgttattttaccAAAAATCAAGTATGAGTTGTGCTTTCTTTTCTATAGTAGAAATTATATCTTGATTGTTGACAAATGATTTTTAGTATAGCTAGCCATCcccttttttcaataaattaaggGACCATATTATCTATATCATTAATTATCAGATCAGGGTTGGGACTTAGAatatttggattaaaaaatGTGTCTTGATAAGGCTATTTCTTAAACTCATAAACTACTATTAGTTGAATTAGTTGAAATATGTAGATTGCTATTTCCTTTTCCTCAAAACATTAGTCTCTTTAGGTCTGTTTTAGTAAACAGCTTAGTCAAGAAGCACTTGCGTTCTGCTTGGGTAAACAGCTTAATCACAGCTTATGTAAGTacttgttgaaaaatatttcatcATATAAGCGCTTATGTATAAATTGTTTctataattgaagaaaaaataaagttaaattgttttcatataattcatataagttataagttgtttttataattattaggaCTAATAGGCAATTATGgagaatttattgaaataagctGAAAACAGTTTATTTACAGATCATAAACTATTTTCATAAGCTCTCCTATATACTTATAAAGTACTTATGTTATAAGATGAgtccaaataaattataaataaattcttcCAAAGGGATGATTTCCAATTTGCTTTCTTGTTTCCATATTATCTTTTGAAGATTGGGAAAACAGGACCAAGAGGCAACAACAATTAACACGAGGCTCCCTGCTAAGGCTTGTTTTGTTTCTTGGAGGTGTCAAGTTACAACTTGCTCTACTGGTGAACATACTCATCATCATTAATTTGAAGGAAACTTTTCTCTGGTAGCTTTCTCTCAAACCAAATCACCATTTTTCTAATGCTTTGCACATCAAGTGTTTGCCAAAATAGCtcacaagaaaatattttcctataATGCCAAAACATCGAAGGTAAAATGGCTTTTTCCTttggaatttaatttaatattaacatACTGTAGaacttttcttaaatttatggTTAATTCACTTAATTGGTTATTGGTTTTTTAACTATTATGTACTGGAAATATATCTAGTGAGAGGACTTATTTCATATGAGAGTGAAAGGATTAAATGAAAAATGCATGACACTGAGTTCTTACGTTGTAAACTTCACAGCTTGCTTTCTGACATAATAGAGTCATTCTTGTTTCCTCTCTTTCAAAATGTGAAAAATTCCTAACGCTACTGCTGCAAGAGGCACTTCCCCACATTTGACTCCTTGGTATTGCAACTCCAATTCTTGAGTGGCACACTCGTCCATGATGTCATTCAGGTTGTGAGCTGCATCTTTTATAGCTCTGTTGGAGAATTGTTTCTCAGAATCTTCAAGCTTAGGCTTGACTGTAGTGAGTAAGCTGATAAGTGCAGCCTTAGCGAGATGGAAACATATAAGGGATTGCATAAAACA encodes the following:
- the LOC114398088 gene encoding uncharacterized protein LOC114398088, producing MYVTRPLSMYRRSPSTLSMPPPDGPYSGYLVITDEEAEAEDTCCWRLCRRKKVKKLPFPQDKIFSVTHASEYEQTSSTKVWFLPVPDHPLASNRYYVIRAKGRQKGKAYKCSREADIVTCCFTDILNDQRPKPFNLKDLYQIFKIHSHQSGGFFARSITPDGIPPSFLRKKGWRIRTSGSYRSCKLSEALGVDAPLREKLPDFNFPISRKRSPPVTVGRWYCPFIFVRDNGTRVKHQMKKSMYYSMTLEQRWEEVYTCGNDHHHEKSDEGDDNGGGGGGGVVIVNVCVEREVVLVSGMEATRNGSTDANGFFWYRAYDAYNKRRANVGLSSAIVEHMRWVQEAGGWAYGHGRERVVRVREEARCQSEWLRFGCYVLVESFCLRTLDGKLVLRYDFRHTHKVKCKWE